The Paraburkholderia sp. ZP32-5 genome includes a window with the following:
- the crcB gene encoding fluoride efflux transporter CrcB, with amino-acid sequence MYWSFLAVAIGGALGSLFRWFLGFRLNGIFSGLPLGTLAANVIAGYIIGVAVAGFARVPQLAPEWRLFVITGLMGGLSTFSTFSAEVVQRLQDGRLGWAAGEIAIHVSASLAMTVLGIATVSLLAR; translated from the coding sequence ATGTATTGGTCCTTTCTCGCTGTCGCCATTGGCGGCGCACTCGGCTCGCTGTTCCGCTGGTTCCTCGGCTTTCGCCTGAACGGCATCTTTAGCGGCCTGCCGCTCGGCACGCTCGCCGCGAACGTGATCGCCGGCTACATCATCGGCGTCGCGGTTGCGGGCTTCGCGCGCGTGCCGCAACTCGCACCGGAATGGCGGCTGTTCGTCATCACCGGCCTGATGGGCGGACTCTCGACGTTCTCCACTTTCTCCGCCGAAGTCGTGCAGCGGCTGCAGGATGGCCGGCTCGGCTGGGCCGCGGGCGAAATCGCGATCCATGTGAGCGCATCGCTCGCCATGACGGTTCTCGGTATTGCGACGGTGTCGTTGCTGGCGCGTTGA
- a CDS encoding ammonium transporter: protein MDSLKTGADTEFLLLGAAMVLAMHAGFAFLELGTVRKKNQVNALVKILVDFSVSTIAYFFIGYTIAYGVQFFGNAESLAQHNGYGLVRFFFLLTFAAAIPAIVSGGIAERSKFNPQLFATFVLVGFVYPFFEGIAWNDRFGIQDWLTQAFGAPFHDFAGSVVVHAFGGWVALPAVLLLGARHGRYHRDGGIAAHPPSNIPFLALGAWVLTVGWFGFNVMSSQTLDKISGLVAVNSLMAMVGGTLSAWFAGRNDPGFTYNGPLAGLVAVCAGSDIMHPLGALVTGAIAGVLFVYMFTCVQNRWRIDDVLGVWPLHGLCGAWGGIAAGIFGLHALGGLGGVSFGSQVIGTLGGIVVSTVGGTVVYGVIRMTVGLRLDQEEEYNGADLSIHKISATPE, encoded by the coding sequence ATGGATAGTCTGAAAACCGGCGCCGATACCGAGTTTCTTCTGCTCGGGGCCGCCATGGTGCTGGCAATGCACGCGGGGTTTGCGTTTCTCGAGCTGGGCACGGTACGCAAGAAGAATCAGGTCAATGCACTGGTCAAGATTCTGGTGGACTTTTCGGTTTCGACGATCGCGTATTTCTTTATCGGCTACACGATCGCGTACGGCGTGCAGTTCTTCGGCAACGCCGAGTCGCTGGCCCAGCACAACGGCTATGGGCTGGTGCGCTTTTTCTTCCTGCTGACGTTCGCCGCGGCGATTCCCGCGATCGTGTCGGGCGGCATCGCCGAGCGCTCGAAATTCAACCCGCAGCTGTTCGCGACCTTCGTGCTGGTCGGCTTCGTCTATCCGTTCTTCGAAGGGATCGCGTGGAACGACCGCTTCGGCATCCAGGACTGGCTCACGCAAGCGTTCGGCGCGCCGTTTCACGACTTCGCCGGCTCGGTAGTCGTGCATGCATTCGGCGGCTGGGTCGCATTGCCGGCGGTGCTGCTGCTCGGCGCGCGCCATGGCCGCTACCATCGCGACGGCGGCATCGCCGCGCATCCGCCGTCGAACATTCCGTTTCTCGCGCTCGGCGCATGGGTGCTGACGGTCGGCTGGTTCGGCTTCAACGTGATGAGCTCGCAAACGCTCGACAAGATCAGCGGCCTCGTCGCGGTTAATTCGCTGATGGCGATGGTCGGCGGCACGCTGAGCGCGTGGTTCGCTGGACGCAACGACCCGGGCTTCACGTATAACGGCCCGCTCGCGGGGCTGGTCGCGGTGTGCGCGGGCTCGGACATCATGCATCCGCTCGGCGCGCTGGTGACGGGCGCCATCGCCGGCGTGCTGTTCGTCTACATGTTCACCTGCGTGCAGAACCGCTGGCGCATCGACGACGTGCTCGGCGTGTGGCCGCTGCATGGCTTGTGCGGCGCGTGGGGCGGTATCGCGGCAGGCATCTTCGGCCTGCACGCGCTCGGCGGTCTGGGCGGCGTATCGTTCGGCTCGCAGGTGATCGGCACGCTCGGCGGCATCGTCGTGTCGACGGTCGGCGGAACGGTCGTGTACGGCGTGATCCGCATGACGGTCGGCCTGCGGCTCGATCAGGAAGAGGAATACAACGGCGCGGACCTGTCGATCCACAAGATTTCGGCGACGCCGGAGTGA
- a CDS encoding sensor histidine kinase: MRLTTKGLLLIAIPAVFELALLSGLVKAQADTAQAERWAMHSEEVLRQTTAILDPVLAESVALRGAVLANDARFSTPVATWVDVDRRIDELTELVADNPAQVERVVEVRQAVQAYRQWSDRIQDLLHAGRRNDILERFRDLAGADVLDRFRLQITAFQTEERRLDTLRSNAAGAARERQQTLIVAAGFGSLLFVALAVWLFTRGVRGRLSLLSDNAGRLAGNEPLAPLGPGRDEIARLDLTLHETSRRLLEAERIEARFHADLERRAAELVRINETLRQQTQENEMFIYSVSHDLRAPLVNLQGFSKELIRACDELRVAVRESSLAATTRRRIERIVDEDIGEALHYLQTAVLRASHIIDALLRLSRVGRVEYRRQRVDVHDIVQRVVDAMQGSIRARRARVSVGELPAVWGDPTALEQIFANLVGNAVNYLDPAREGRIEIGTTPAPPGVQSLRIFYVRDNGLGIPAIALPRLFNAFQRLHGNATAGEGIGLALVRRMVERHGGRVWAESKEGTGTTFYLSLPEAGAAVGASAGTREFAAVSAAAAARAITAARPLSRETGSARVELEARESSDTASSGKAPVRSADPAAGISTRQA; encoded by the coding sequence ATGAGACTGACCACCAAAGGCCTGTTGCTGATTGCGATTCCTGCCGTCTTCGAACTTGCGCTGCTCTCCGGACTGGTGAAGGCGCAAGCCGACACGGCGCAGGCGGAGCGTTGGGCGATGCACAGCGAGGAGGTGCTGCGTCAGACCACCGCGATTCTCGATCCGGTGCTCGCGGAGTCCGTCGCGTTGCGCGGCGCGGTGCTCGCCAACGACGCGCGTTTCAGCACGCCGGTCGCGACGTGGGTGGACGTCGACCGGCGCATTGATGAGCTGACCGAACTCGTCGCCGACAACCCCGCGCAAGTCGAGCGCGTGGTCGAGGTGCGCCAGGCGGTGCAGGCATATCGCCAGTGGTCGGACCGGATCCAGGACCTGCTGCACGCGGGGCGGCGCAACGATATTCTCGAGCGCTTTCGCGACCTGGCCGGCGCCGACGTGCTCGATCGTTTCCGCTTGCAGATCACCGCGTTCCAGACCGAGGAGCGGCGTCTGGACACGCTGCGCTCGAACGCCGCCGGTGCCGCGCGCGAGCGGCAGCAAACATTGATCGTCGCGGCCGGCTTTGGCTCGCTGCTGTTCGTCGCGCTGGCCGTGTGGCTGTTCACGCGCGGCGTGCGCGGCCGGCTCTCGCTGCTGTCCGACAACGCCGGGCGTCTCGCCGGCAACGAACCGCTCGCGCCGCTCGGCCCGGGCCGCGACGAGATCGCGCGGCTCGATCTGACCTTGCATGAAACCAGCCGGCGTCTGCTCGAAGCCGAGCGTATCGAAGCGCGCTTTCACGCGGATCTCGAGCGCCGCGCGGCCGAACTCGTGCGCATCAACGAGACGCTGCGTCAGCAGACCCAGGAAAACGAGATGTTCATCTACAGCGTGTCGCACGATCTGCGCGCGCCGCTGGTGAACTTGCAGGGCTTCTCGAAGGAACTGATCCGCGCGTGCGACGAGTTGCGCGTGGCGGTGCGCGAATCGTCGCTGGCGGCGACGACGCGGCGGCGCATCGAGCGGATCGTCGACGAAGATATCGGCGAGGCGCTGCACTATTTGCAGACTGCCGTGCTGCGCGCGTCGCACATCATCGACGCGCTGCTGCGGCTATCGCGGGTCGGCCGCGTCGAGTACCGACGCCAGAGAGTCGACGTGCACGACATCGTGCAGCGCGTCGTCGATGCGATGCAGGGTTCGATCCGGGCGCGGCGCGCGCGTGTGAGTGTCGGCGAGTTGCCCGCGGTATGGGGCGACCCGACCGCGCTCGAACAGATCTTCGCGAACCTCGTCGGCAATGCGGTCAATTATCTGGATCCGGCGCGCGAAGGCCGTATCGAGATCGGCACGACGCCGGCACCGCCGGGCGTGCAATCCCTACGCATCTTCTATGTGCGCGACAACGGCCTCGGCATTCCGGCGATCGCGCTGCCGCGTCTTTTCAACGCATTTCAGCGGCTACACGGCAATGCGACGGCGGGCGAGGGCATCGGTCTCGCGCTCGTGCGACGGATGGTCGAGCGGCACGGTGGACGGGTGTGGGCGGAATCGAAGGAAGGGACCGGCACCACGTTTTATCTGTCGTTGCCGGAGGCCGGGGCGGCGGTGGGAGCGAGCGCGGGGACACGGGAGTTCGCGGCGGTCTCCGCGGCGGCCGCGGCGCGGGCGATTACGGCTGCACGTCCGCTATCGCGCGAGACGGGGAGCGCGCGTGTAGAACTGGAAGCACGTGAGTCCTCGGATACAGCCTCGAGTGGCAAAGCGCCCGTGCGTTCGGCCGACCCGGCGGCGGGCATCAGTACGCGGCAAGCGTGA
- a CDS encoding DJ-1/PfpI family protein yields MAAKKILFLTGDFAEDYETMVPFQALQAVGHIVDAVCPNKKAGERIKTAIHDFEGDQTYTEKPGHQFTLNATFDDIDPRQYDALAIAGGRAPEYLRLDPKVIDIVRQFAEAGKPIAAICHAAQLLAAADVIRGKRISAYPACAPEVKLAGGEYADIPVDAAITDANFVTAPAWPAHPEWLRQFLVVLGTRIEH; encoded by the coding sequence ATGGCGGCAAAGAAGATCCTGTTCCTGACCGGCGACTTCGCCGAGGACTATGAAACGATGGTGCCGTTTCAGGCGCTGCAGGCAGTCGGTCATATCGTCGACGCGGTCTGCCCGAACAAGAAGGCGGGCGAGCGCATCAAGACCGCGATCCACGATTTCGAAGGCGATCAGACCTATACCGAGAAGCCGGGCCATCAGTTCACGCTGAACGCAACGTTCGACGACATCGATCCGCGCCAGTACGACGCGCTCGCGATTGCCGGCGGCCGCGCGCCCGAGTATCTGCGGCTCGATCCGAAGGTGATCGACATCGTTCGGCAATTCGCCGAGGCCGGCAAGCCGATCGCGGCGATCTGCCATGCGGCGCAACTGCTCGCCGCCGCCGACGTGATTCGCGGCAAGCGTATTTCCGCGTATCCGGCCTGCGCGCCCGAGGTGAAGCTGGCGGGCGGCGAATACGCCGACATTCCCGTCGACGCCGCAATCACCGACGCCAACTTCGTCACCGCGCCCGCGTGGCCCGCGCACCCCGAGTGGCTACGGCAGTTCCTCGTCGTGCTCGGCACGCGTATCGAGCATTGA
- a CDS encoding Rrf2 family transcriptional regulator: protein MNTSSRFAFAVHVLALLSLQGGVPLSSEMIAGSVNTNPALIRRLLTMLAQAGLTTSQLGAGGGALLARAPEQITLLEVYHAVEDTQLLALHREDPNPACMVGRHIQSVLRGVIDEAQQAMEASLGTRTLADATADVVRAEKQRERRRRAQA, encoded by the coding sequence GTGAACACGAGTAGCCGGTTTGCATTTGCGGTACATGTGCTCGCGCTGTTGTCGCTGCAGGGCGGCGTGCCGCTGTCGTCGGAGATGATCGCGGGTAGCGTGAATACGAATCCCGCGCTGATCCGCCGGTTGCTGACGATGCTCGCGCAAGCGGGGCTGACCACGTCGCAGCTTGGCGCGGGCGGTGGCGCATTGCTCGCGCGGGCGCCTGAGCAGATCACGCTACTCGAGGTGTATCACGCGGTTGAAGACACGCAACTGCTTGCGCTGCATCGTGAGGATCCGAATCCGGCGTGCATGGTGGGGCGCCATATTCAGAGCGTGCTGCGCGGGGTGATCGATGAAGCGCAGCAGGCGATGGAAGCATCGCTTGGCACGCGCACACTGGCTGACGCGACCGCCGACGTGGTGCGAGCGGAAAAGCAGCGTGAGCGCAGGCGTCGCGCGCAGGCATGA